CGCCTGGTGGACAGTGCCATCTTCTGCCTATGTCTGGATGACGAGGCCATGAGGGACCACGTGCACACGTCCCACAACATGCTGCATGGTGACGGATGCAACCGCTGGTTTGACAAGTCATTCAGTATTATCGTGACAAAGCACGGCCTGGCTGGCATCAACTTCGAGCATTCTTGGGGAGACGGTGTGGCCGTGCTCCGTTTCTTGAATGAGGTCTTCAAAGACACCACTCAGAGTCCCCTGCTGTTGCCCAGTGATAGCCCCGTCCCCGCGGACTCAGTCTCCGCCGTGCGTCGGATTGAGTTCAACTTGGACGGGCCACTCCAGAACGGCATccaggaagccagggagagattTGAAGCCACCGTCTCACAGCTGACCATCGGCGCCATGGAGTTCAGAGGAGGCGGCAAGGAGGCACTGAAGGGGAACAAGCTGAGCCCCGACGCGGTGGCCCAGCTCGCATTCCAGATGGCCTTCCTGCGGCAGTACGGGCAGACGGTGGCCACCTATGAGTCGTGTAGCACCGCGGCGTTCCGGCACGGCCGCACCGAAACAGTGCGGCCCACCAGTGTGCACACCCAGAGGTGTGCGCGCGCCTTCGTGCAAGAGCCGGGCCAGCATTCGGCTGAGGCGCTCCGGGCCATGCTCGGCATTTGTTCGCGGTACCACAGTCAGCTGACCCGGGAGGCAGCCATGGGTGCGTAGATAATCTCGAAATAATAACAGTCACCATCCGAGAGCGTGAGATTAAATGTTAGATTATCAGTTTGTATTCAGTAGTCACTCATTTTTAGGAGAGTAGGTGAAGGGGAGGTGATGCCTAGACAGGGGAGGAGctacatggtggcctgggggggcaGTGTTGAAGCTTGGCCCCTCACTGTTGCACCCCTTGGAAGGCACATGATTGCAGACAgttgagaaaaaaataaacaaacggaGTTTTGCCATAACGTGATTGGCCTGTGTGTGGTAGTGCATGGCTCCGATAGGCTACTGTTCCGACGTTGTTGGAGCGCTCACGGCAGTGGGAGACTTTGAAGGCACTGCACAACTTGTTAGTCAACGGTAAAATCAGGTCAGTTGACGGTAATTTAAGCATTATTGCCATTTAAGTTGGGCTGTTTTTAGCCAGCAGCATAACATAACACTAACTAGCATAAAGGTTAACATTTAGATAACTATCCAACTTTACATTTACGGTGTTTAGAAATGTTCATATTGGGAGGGACTTCCATTGCCCAAATTCAGGGACAGTCATTAGATTACATGCACTTCACAGTAGAATGTGTTCTGCATCTAATTAAAATGTTCTTTAATAGATGTCGGGCTCAATGAAAAGGAAAGCAGAAGAGTGAAAAAATGATACTTTTTTAAGTTCAGTCTATCTACTGCCATTATTAAGTGCTCGCGGGACACCTGATGGCTTGATCCTGCATCCTCTAATTGTTTGTACCCACCTCCTCtccaatctgattggctatctccctaaaccaataatttttccttctaccctcagaacatttttgtttaagtaaaactcccacgagcttaTTAAATTGGCTACCATAAAATTTGAAAGACTGTAAGCAGTGCCATCCCCAGTAAAATGACTGGActtagatgcccccccccccccccagtgctggcTACCCCCCATGCCTAGAAATCCAGTTTATTATCCGTTCATCTcggggggatgccagtcaatcaaaGACATAAACTCACACACAACTGATAGTGTATAAAGAGCAGTTTACCAAACTGAATGCTTCATATGCAAACATACTGGCCACCTGTGCTCCCACAACAACATTGTGACAccctgttaataataataataatgataatgacgacaatgatgataatgataatgAAGAATTTTCTCCTGGGAACAGTGAAGTATATCTTTATCTTACcttacttttaaaaactcaCAAGAAATAAGCAGCATATACAGTACTATAAAACAATAATCTAATAACATAATTATTATCTTAACAGTGTTGATTTATGATAGAGTATTGCTGATGATGTTAGCATACTGTATGACCATGCAGTCAACAGTACAGGCTCTGAGCTTCTGGATGTGTGTCTTCTTGTTGCCAGGTCAGGGCTTTGACCGGCATCTCTTTGCACTGCGGTACCTGGCCAGCACTAAAGGGCTGCCCCTGCCCACCCTGTACCTGGACCCAGCCTATGCCACCATCAACCACAACATCCTGTCCACCAGCACCCTCACCAGTCCCGCCGTGAGCCTGGGGGGCTTCGCCCCAGTAGTGCCAGATGGGTTCGGTGTCGGCTATGGAGTCCATGATGAGTGGATAGGTTGCAACGTCTCCAGCTACCCGGCGCGTGATGTGCATGAGTTCCTGCAGTGTATCCACAAATCCCTGGAGGACATCTTCAGCACCCTGGAGGGCAGACCTTTCAGTTAGGGCCCTTCATTACAGCGAGGGGAAGCAGGCGTCCGAATGAAGATCTAGGCCAGaagtctccaactccggtcctggagggctaccgtccagtaggttttctatcctacctggcttctgatgagccacacttgctctcaggtaaataccaggaacaggagtgtctcatcagaagccgggtaggatagaaaacctattgGATGGCAGCCCTcgaggaccggagttggagacccctgatctAGGCCTTCAAGTTCCAGAAATCCATCTCCACTGCACTCCAGCCATGATCAATCCTGTTGATCAACCATGAGTGAATTTTTAGTCTCTCAGAAGTTCAGCCTCCGAGGTTCTGCTAGATGGTGATCTTTCAGCTGTTTTCAAAGGATCAAAAGCTTCATCACACTCTCCCCTACCACAGGTGATTTATCTACAGTTTTTGTGTGCAGAGAGCACGATTCAACACTCATTTCTGTCATCTCTCTATGATTATAATATTACAATTATTATATGTGTGCCTGCATAAACAGAAATGAGGCCATTGCGTCTGTGAAGAAAAGTGCCTTTTATTAAAGATCACAATGAACAGATTATTTACACTGAAAAAGCATATTGCGAATCTATAGCAATGAGCAAAAGTCTGAGTCACCTTTGCAGAATAaaataaattgtgttatttaaaCTCAGTGAATGTTTGTAGACTTGACATAAGGTATTAACATGAAGACAAATTGCCGCTGTCCAAAGTAACTAATACGTTGGGATATCCTGGGGTAAGACAACAGGGTTACTGTGCAAATTTTTCCCaataaaagtttttttaaagtaaattttACTGCTGTACTGTAAAGTTTAACTCACTTGCTAGTATCACGTAAAATTTGTTTACCACTAGACTTAGCATTTGTGTAGATATTAAgtaaatgttaattatatttaaagtcTAAGTTAAATTTAGTTAAACTAATCAAGTAAAATCAATTACATTTTTTCATGAACAGGAACATCGGCGTCAACAAAATCTTAATTTAATCTTActatttattatgttttttCCCATTTGACATTTTCAATTACTTTGGTTATATGAAGTTAAATTACTCACTATAATTGTGTAAATGTTAATTCACTTTTGATAAATGTTACCAAATAAATATAAtcattttatgcatttaataAAC
This genomic interval from Brienomyrus brachyistius isolate T26 chromosome 21, BBRACH_0.4, whole genome shotgun sequence contains the following:
- the LOC125716952 gene encoding carnitine O-palmitoyltransferase 2, mitochondrial-like, which produces MLLGFSLFIFRKCSFTMAYLYSGHLSCTFRKSPSFFHQGAALLPKGRAYSKDVDLSQYLHKSIVPTMHYQKSLPRLPIPKLEDTVRRYLAAQKPLLNDEQYSKTEKLTRDFQSGVGKELHEELLDQDKRNRHTSYISGPWFDMYLSAREPVILNFNPFISFNPDPKPEQNEQLLRASNLVCSAIRFMKTLRAGYLEPEVFHLNPAKSDTEGFKKLIRWLPPSLSWYGAYAVNAYPLDMSQYFRLFNSTRVPRRGCDELFTDENGHHLLVMRKGNMYVFDVLDRNGNMVKPAEIQAHLRHILSDSTPAPAFPLGFLTSENRDVWAGLRERLLEAGNGEVLRLVDSAIFCLCLDDEAMRDHVHTSHNMLHGDGCNRWFDKSFSIIVTKHGLAGINFEHSWGDGVAVLRFLNEVFKDTTQSPLLLPSDSPVPADSVSAVRRIEFNLDGPLQNGIQEARERFEATVSQLTIGAMEFRGGGKEALKGNKLSPDAVAQLAFQMAFLRQYGQTVATYESCSTAAFRHGRTETVRPTSVHTQRCARAFVQEPGQHSAEALRAMLGICSRYHSQLTREAAMGQGFDRHLFALRYLASTKGLPLPTLYLDPAYATINHNILSTSTLTSPAVSLGGFAPVVPDGFGVGYGVHDEWIGCNVSSYPARDVHEFLQCIHKSLEDIFSTLEGRPFS